A genome region from Ignavibacteriota bacterium includes the following:
- a CDS encoding protein kinase — protein sequence MIGLAISHYKILEKLGEGGMGVVFKAEDTKLKRIVALKFLPESVSSSGEELARFQQEAEAISALNHSNIATIYDVDEVEGKKFLALEFIPGGTLKSRIKKLKNEGREISIEEATDYIIQIAEGLGHAHRQQIIHRDIKSDNLMLTDEGKIKITDFGLAKLRGTSTLTKSGSTVGTLAYMAPEQMQGNDVDVRADMFSLGVVFFELLTGKMPFRGEHEAAIMYSVLNEEPQLITNVRPNVPTNLQQIIGKLLQKEPQCRYQSMRELLSDLRNSRQGNPKNSAEQKSIVVLPFENMSPDKENEYFSDGLTEEIISDLSKIQSLRVISRTSAMRLKGSTKDIKTIAQELNVRYVLEGSVRKSGQTLRITAQLIDGKSDANLWAEKYNGTLEDVFEIQENVSRAIVGALKVTLSSDEERRMEERPINNAQAYDLYLKARRELQRGMADSLERSIQLLNQGLAIVGENEILYAALGYVNISYFRWISKVDVNFLHRAREYAQKVFSLNPSSSHGYNLLGLIQMNEGDIVEAIRSMKMALVIEPTNTETLLWLAACYSYVGKNVDAMKAADALIVVDPLTPINIFIKGVVFAYRGDFSEALVWANRAFAMDTQSPLAIWSQAIVLVWCGKYDEAIVLIDELAWNFPAWVYTQHGLFLKHALRGEKHLALQYDTSDLALEAKYDMHFALHVSHCFTLIGEIEKALFFLEHSIRNGMLNYPFLSKYDPLLDNLRGDERFKKLMEQVRVLHEQLTV from the coding sequence ATGATAGGACTAGCAATATCTCACTATAAAATTCTGGAAAAACTCGGTGAGGGCGGAATGGGCGTCGTCTTTAAAGCCGAAGATACAAAACTTAAACGTATTGTTGCGTTAAAGTTTTTGCCGGAAAGTGTTTCTTCATCAGGCGAGGAACTTGCACGTTTTCAACAAGAAGCAGAAGCTATCTCCGCGCTTAACCATTCCAACATTGCAACGATCTACGATGTTGATGAAGTTGAGGGGAAGAAATTTCTCGCACTTGAGTTTATTCCCGGAGGTACGTTGAAGTCAAGAATCAAGAAATTGAAAAACGAAGGAAGGGAGATTTCCATCGAGGAAGCAACCGACTACATTATCCAGATCGCAGAAGGATTAGGACACGCTCACCGTCAGCAAATTATCCATCGCGATATCAAGAGCGATAACTTAATGCTGACGGACGAAGGGAAAATCAAAATTACCGACTTTGGTTTGGCAAAACTTCGCGGGACCAGCACGTTGACAAAATCGGGAAGTACCGTCGGCACACTCGCGTACATGGCGCCGGAACAAATGCAGGGGAATGACGTGGATGTCCGGGCTGATATGTTCTCGCTGGGAGTCGTTTTTTTTGAATTGCTCACAGGAAAAATGCCGTTCAGAGGCGAACATGAAGCGGCGATTATGTATTCAGTTCTCAATGAAGAACCTCAATTAATTACTAACGTACGGCCCAATGTTCCAACAAATCTCCAACAGATCATCGGGAAATTATTACAAAAGGAACCTCAGTGCCGCTATCAAAGCATGAGAGAACTCCTCAGTGATTTACGTAATTCTCGTCAGGGGAATCCAAAGAATTCAGCTGAACAAAAATCAATTGTTGTTCTTCCGTTTGAGAATATGAGTCCGGACAAAGAGAACGAATATTTCAGTGATGGACTTACAGAAGAAATTATATCCGACCTTTCCAAGATTCAATCGCTCCGTGTAATTTCGCGGACGTCCGCGATGAGGTTGAAGGGTTCAACAAAAGATATCAAGACGATTGCACAGGAACTTAACGTCCGGTATGTTCTTGAAGGAAGCGTTCGAAAGTCGGGACAGACTCTTCGCATCACCGCACAGTTAATCGATGGGAAATCAGATGCGAACCTCTGGGCGGAAAAATATAACGGAACGTTAGAGGATGTTTTTGAGATTCAGGAAAATGTTTCCCGTGCTATTGTCGGCGCGCTGAAGGTCACGCTTAGCTCTGACGAGGAGCGCAGGATGGAAGAGCGTCCGATAAACAATGCTCAGGCGTATGATCTTTATCTAAAAGCCCGTCGGGAACTCCAGCGTGGAATGGCTGATTCTCTTGAACGTTCGATTCAGTTGTTGAATCAGGGACTTGCTATTGTAGGCGAGAACGAAATTCTCTATGCTGCACTTGGTTATGTGAATATATCCTATTTCCGTTGGATCAGTAAAGTGGACGTAAACTTTCTTCATCGTGCACGGGAGTACGCACAGAAAGTATTTTCACTCAATCCATCCTCCTCGCATGGCTATAACCTGCTGGGGTTGATTCAGATGAATGAAGGTGACATTGTCGAGGCAATTCGGTCAATGAAAATGGCACTCGTTATCGAGCCGACCAATACCGAAACACTCCTCTGGCTTGCCGCATGTTACTCATACGTTGGTAAAAACGTCGATGCCATGAAAGCCGCCGATGCTCTTATAGTTGTCGATCCACTGACACCCATCAATATTTTCATAAAAGGGGTTGTCTTTGCCTATCGAGGTGATTTTTCAGAGGCTTTGGTTTGGGCAAATCGTGCGTTTGCGATGGATACCCAATCTCCTCTCGCCATATGGAGCCAGGCGATAGTCTTGGTTTGGTGCGGAAAGTATGATGAGGCGATTGTTTTAATCGATGAACTTGCCTGGAATTTTCCCGCGTGGGTTTATACACAGCACGGGCTTTTTCTGAAACACGCTCTTCGGGGAGAGAAACATCTTGCGCTCCAGTATGATACGTCAGACCTTGCTCTTGAGGCGAAATATGATATGCATTTTGCTCTCCATGTTTCCCATTGCTTCACTCTCATCGGCGAGATAGAAAAAGCGCTTTTTTTTCTGGAGCATTCCATTCGGAATGGGATGCTCAATTACCCCTTCCTTTCAAAATACGATCCCTTGTTGGATAACTTACGTGGCGATGAACGGTTTAAAAAATTGATGGAACAGGTGAGAGTGTTACATGAACAACTTACGGTGTAA